One Candidatus Saccharibacteria bacterium RAAC3_TM7_1 genomic region harbors:
- a CDS encoding Fkbp-type peptidyl-prolyl (RAAC3_TM7_1_843) — MATTTAQRTGIWIIAIVLTIGTIAGFVAMIIAPSNQTADEQRLNTIYAKYQKDYTAYQKATEAQQGDLEKRQAILSAKYYGALKGYSDKYVGTFDKATAQKKLTVQELSKGSGVAIGDNTTYAAYYIGWTPDGKVFDGTLDGAKLKTPFIVRPGGVIKGWDEGTKGMKIGGARLITIPSEQAYGSQEKENIPADTPLRFIVLPIETLQTIIEPEIPEELLTGAGY; from the coding sequence ATGGCAACGACCACAGCACAGCGGACGGGGATCTGGATTATTGCAATCGTCCTTACGATCGGGACGATCGCCGGCTTCGTCGCGATGATAATCGCACCAAGTAATCAGACGGCCGACGAGCAACGACTCAATACAATATACGCGAAGTATCAAAAAGACTATACCGCCTATCAGAAGGCGACCGAAGCACAGCAGGGTGATCTGGAAAAGAGACAGGCGATACTCTCGGCTAAATACTACGGTGCTTTGAAGGGCTACAGCGACAAGTATGTTGGGACATTTGACAAGGCTACGGCACAGAAAAAACTGACAGTGCAAGAGCTGAGTAAAGGGAGCGGTGTAGCCATCGGCGACAATACGACCTACGCTGCGTACTACATCGGCTGGACGCCAGACGGCAAGGTCTTTGACGGCACATTAGACGGAGCGAAGCTGAAGACGCCATTTATCGTCCGTCCCGGTGGGGTTATCAAGGGCTGGGATGAGGGCACCAAAGGTATGAAGATCGGTGGCGCTCGTCTAATCACCATTCCATCCGAGCAAGCCTATGGCAGCCAGGAAAAAGAGAATATTCCTGCCGATACGCCACTACGCTTCATTGTGCTACCAATCGAAACACTACAAACGATAATCGAACCGGAGATACCGGAAGAACTACTGACAGGAGCAGGATACTAA
- a CDS encoding ABC transporter-related protein (RAAC3_TM7_1_844) — protein sequence MKNLRQIIRYTSHLKPFFVIIGIMSVVTALLNLTTPFIVKVGTDWVVAIVAGKADFTLGPLIGIVGALVAVALLTTVAGDIGGYFGDQVSIRARRQLSKRYYQHLLSLPQQYYDGEITGKIINRLSRAIADITQFLQFFSNNLLQMLLTMAITIGILVWYSWPLAVLFLFLIPANLYLTARTSVKWQKLETEKNTHFDTASGRFAEVVSQMRLVKSFGTEKRELTKFDDEMSHMIGLTKRQSRYWHVMNAERGAIFGVLFGAIYGLLFYETARGNFTVGDMVMLITLIQQGTFPLRNLSYFVDTYQRAVANSKDYITAMNEKPEEGEATANILTVKKGQIEYRNVDFSYARNKQVLHDVNFRLPAGKKLALVGESGGGKTTISNLLMRLYEPDAGEVLIDGQPVINVTRASVRASIATVFQEAPLFSGTIRENITYGRPDAADKEIEAAARMANAHEFIAKFPDGYDTEIGERGIKLSGGQKQRIAIARAILKDAPILVLDEATSSLDSKAEKVVQEALDRLMKNRTTLIIAHRLSTIAHVDTIVTLKDGRVDEVGTPRELAKTGGIYAQLLELQLGTTEKAKAKLRDFDIAA from the coding sequence ATGAAAAATCTGCGGCAGATTATTCGCTATACTTCACATCTCAAACCGTTTTTTGTAATCATCGGTATTATGTCGGTCGTGACGGCACTACTGAATCTTACGACGCCATTTATCGTTAAAGTCGGCACCGACTGGGTCGTGGCGATTGTTGCTGGCAAGGCCGACTTTACACTCGGCCCACTGATCGGTATCGTTGGTGCACTGGTGGCAGTGGCGCTACTGACGACGGTAGCGGGCGATATCGGCGGTTATTTTGGCGACCAAGTATCGATCCGGGCGCGTCGCCAGCTATCGAAGCGCTACTACCAGCATCTGCTAAGCTTGCCGCAACAGTACTACGACGGCGAAATAACGGGCAAAATCATTAATCGTTTGAGCCGTGCTATTGCTGACATCACGCAGTTTCTACAGTTCTTCTCAAATAACTTACTGCAAATGCTGCTGACGATGGCGATTACGATCGGCATCTTGGTCTGGTATAGTTGGCCGCTCGCGGTTCTGTTTCTATTTTTAATTCCTGCCAATCTTTATCTGACCGCTCGTACAAGTGTGAAGTGGCAGAAGCTCGAAACAGAAAAGAATACTCACTTTGACACAGCAAGCGGGCGGTTCGCGGAAGTAGTAAGCCAGATGCGACTGGTCAAAAGTTTCGGTACCGAGAAGCGTGAGCTGACAAAATTTGACGATGAGATGAGCCATATGATCGGACTGACGAAGCGCCAATCACGGTACTGGCATGTGATGAATGCTGAACGCGGTGCAATTTTCGGTGTACTATTTGGAGCAATTTACGGGTTGCTATTTTATGAAACCGCACGCGGTAATTTTACCGTTGGCGACATGGTGATGCTCATCACACTGATCCAGCAAGGTACATTTCCTCTTCGTAATCTTAGCTATTTCGTGGATACGTATCAGCGAGCGGTGGCAAATAGCAAGGATTATATTACCGCAATGAACGAAAAGCCGGAAGAAGGTGAAGCGACAGCAAATATTCTCACCGTGAAAAAAGGCCAGATCGAATACCGTAACGTGGACTTCTCCTACGCGCGCAACAAGCAGGTGCTCCATGACGTTAATTTTAGGTTACCCGCCGGTAAGAAATTGGCTTTGGTGGGTGAAAGTGGTGGTGGCAAGACGACCATTTCGAACCTGCTGATGCGCCTGTACGAGCCGGACGCCGGAGAGGTGCTGATCGACGGACAGCCAGTAATAAACGTCACGCGCGCCAGCGTACGAGCCAGTATTGCGACGGTTTTCCAGGAGGCGCCACTCTTTAGCGGTACGATACGTGAGAATATTACCTATGGCCGACCGGATGCTGCCGATAAAGAGATAGAAGCGGCGGCAAGAATGGCCAACGCACATGAGTTCATTGCCAAATTCCCCGATGGTTACGATACCGAGATCGGCGAGCGAGGCATCAAGCTGAGCGGTGGGCAAAAGCAACGCATCGCCATCGCGCGCGCTATTCTCAAAGATGCACCGATTCTCGTTCTCGACGAAGCGACCAGTAGCCTCGATAGTAAAGCGGAAAAAGTCGTTCAGGAAGCGCTCGACCGACTGATGAAGAACCGCACAACGCTAATCATTGCGCACCGCCTCAGTACTATCGCTCATGTCGATACTATCGTTACTCTGAAAGATGGCCGTGTTGATGAAGTTGGCACGCCGCGTGAGCTTGCGAAAACCGGTGGTATCTACGCCCAATTGCTTGAGCTTCAGTTGGGTACAACCGAAAAGGCAAAAGCCAAGCTGCGTGACTTCGATATTGCGGCATAA
- a CDS encoding Phenylalanine-tRNA ligase beta subunit (RAAC3_TM7_1_845), whose product MRVSLNQIKQFIDFELPPVDELVKKINSQLGKVEETINLGERYEKAVIVKVVSCEDHPNADRLHVCRVDDGGVVQDVERDENGHVQVVCGAPNVHTDMYAVWLPPSSTVPASFAEKEPFVLEKREIRGVMSNGMLAAGDELAINSDHDGIIEIDPDEWKPSDEAVKPGVSFAKLYGLDDHVIDIENKMFTHRPDLFGQLGVAREIAGIHHQAFTSPDWYAGAPEFSSASGLEFEVSNNADGNVPRLMTVAIKDVVVKPSPLWLQCALMRLGAKPINNIVDVTNYIMLLTAQPVHAYDYDKLRGHKLVARMALPGEEVTLLNHKQYALDVTDIVIADAEGPIGLAGIMGGGDSEVSDETKNVVLEVANFDMYTIRKSSMHHGLFTDASNRFNKGQSPLQNSYVMNLLMTSLRDVAGGEQASDVFDSGTDRVNEPIAGSVDFINQRLGLGLSASEMRQLLENVEVKIGLENGITVEPPFWRTDIRLAEDVVEEVGRLYGFDKLPLELPLRTMAPTVKDAILTMKTKVRESLSRAGANEVLTYSFVHERVLEQSGQDSAQAYRLSNALSPDLQYYRLSLTPSLLDKIHMNIKAGHDEFALFEFGKAHRKDDMDDEGLPREYERLAFVYAAKKSSETAYYKAKHYLETLAPEVSYIPLRDFSIEYPIFDQLAQPFEPGRAAVVMSGEHFVGVIGEYKASVRRAFKLPETTAGFEIFQSFLVKQKPATYQPLSRFPSVTQDISLRIPVATTYAAVFELARQATNEAASNLRFDISPLALYQPEGSDVKTVTLRFKVTSDNRTLKEEEVSSVVAAVAAAGKDKLGAERI is encoded by the coding sequence ATGCGAGTAAGCCTAAACCAAATCAAACAATTTATTGACTTCGAGCTACCGCCCGTCGATGAGCTCGTGAAAAAAATTAATTCTCAGCTCGGTAAGGTTGAGGAAACGATTAATCTCGGTGAACGCTATGAAAAAGCAGTGATTGTAAAGGTTGTTTCTTGCGAAGACCACCCCAATGCAGATCGTCTGCATGTCTGCAGGGTTGACGATGGCGGTGTGGTGCAGGACGTCGAGCGCGATGAAAATGGTCACGTCCAAGTCGTCTGCGGTGCGCCTAATGTCCATACCGATATGTACGCCGTCTGGCTGCCGCCCAGCAGCACGGTACCGGCGAGTTTTGCCGAAAAGGAACCGTTTGTACTCGAAAAGCGCGAAATTCGCGGCGTTATGAGCAACGGTATGTTAGCCGCTGGCGACGAGCTGGCAATCAACAGTGATCACGACGGTATTATTGAAATCGATCCAGACGAGTGGAAGCCGAGCGACGAAGCCGTCAAGCCTGGGGTTAGCTTTGCGAAGCTCTACGGGCTCGATGATCACGTTATCGACATTGAAAACAAAATGTTTACTCATCGGCCGGATCTCTTTGGCCAGCTCGGTGTGGCGCGGGAAATTGCCGGGATTCACCACCAGGCATTTACTAGCCCTGACTGGTACGCAGGCGCACCGGAATTTTCGTCAGCTTCAGGGCTGGAATTTGAGGTTAGTAATAACGCAGATGGCAACGTGCCGCGGCTGATGACGGTCGCCATCAAAGACGTAGTAGTAAAGCCGAGCCCACTCTGGCTACAGTGTGCGCTGATGAGGCTCGGTGCCAAGCCGATCAACAATATCGTCGACGTGACAAACTACATCATGCTGCTCACCGCGCAGCCGGTACACGCCTACGACTACGATAAACTGCGTGGTCACAAGTTGGTTGCGCGAATGGCGCTTCCAGGTGAAGAAGTCACCCTGCTGAATCACAAGCAATACGCGCTCGACGTCACCGACATCGTGATCGCCGACGCCGAAGGTCCGATTGGACTGGCTGGCATTATGGGCGGTGGTGACAGCGAAGTTTCCGACGAAACCAAAAACGTTGTGCTTGAAGTTGCAAACTTCGATATGTATACCATCCGAAAGAGTAGTATGCATCACGGCCTCTTTACTGATGCCTCAAACCGCTTCAATAAAGGCCAGTCGCCGCTACAAAATTCGTACGTAATGAATCTACTAATGACGAGCCTTCGTGACGTGGCCGGCGGTGAGCAGGCGAGTGATGTATTCGATTCCGGCACCGATAGAGTGAATGAACCAATCGCAGGTAGTGTGGACTTTATCAACCAACGGCTTGGACTTGGGCTGTCGGCTTCAGAAATGAGGCAATTACTTGAGAATGTCGAGGTCAAAATAGGCCTTGAAAATGGTATAACAGTTGAGCCACCATTTTGGCGTACCGACATTAGGCTTGCGGAAGATGTGGTTGAAGAAGTCGGCCGGCTGTATGGTTTCGATAAGCTGCCACTCGAGCTGCCGCTGCGAACTATGGCGCCCACCGTAAAAGACGCAATACTTACTATGAAGACGAAGGTACGCGAGTCACTGAGTCGAGCTGGCGCCAATGAGGTATTGACGTATAGCTTTGTACACGAACGCGTGCTAGAACAGTCCGGACAAGATAGCGCACAGGCCTATAGGCTCAGTAACGCGCTGAGCCCCGATCTACAATATTATCGTCTCAGCCTAACACCGAGTCTGCTCGATAAGATCCATATGAATATCAAAGCTGGTCATGATGAATTTGCGTTGTTTGAATTTGGAAAAGCACATCGCAAAGATGATATGGACGACGAAGGTTTGCCGCGTGAGTATGAACGGCTAGCCTTTGTTTATGCGGCGAAAAAATCAAGCGAAACTGCCTACTATAAGGCAAAACATTACCTGGAGACATTGGCGCCGGAAGTCTCGTATATACCGCTGCGTGACTTTTCAATCGAATATCCTATTTTTGATCAACTAGCTCAACCATTTGAACCAGGTAGAGCGGCTGTCGTGATGAGCGGCGAGCACTTTGTCGGCGTTATCGGCGAGTACAAGGCTTCGGTACGGAGAGCCTTCAAGCTACCGGAAACAACCGCCGGATTTGAAATATTCCAGTCGTTCCTAGTCAAGCAGAAGCCTGCAACGTATCAGCCGCTCTCGCGCTTTCCAAGCGTGACGCAAGATATCTCGCTCCGTATCCCGGTAGCTACGACATACGCTGCAGTGTTTGAACTTGCACGGCAAGCCACAAATGAAGCAGCATCCAATCTTCGTTTTGATATATCACCGCTCGCACTATACCAGCCGGAGGGAAGCGATGTAAAAACAGTAACCCTCCGTTTCAAAGTGACCAGTGATAACCGCACACTAAAGGAAGAAGAGGTGAGTAGTGTTGTTGCTGCTGTCGCGGCCGCTGGTAAGGACAAGCTCGGCGCTGAGCGGATATAG
- a CDS encoding dimethyladenosine transferase (RAAC3_TM7_1_846): MKKKTKKKLIKKVKQHRRILTLAATLLLLCVVGLVYVLLNPNEETGTKRLVTFYDRGMKKVIVTRAGTVGDALNAAEITVDSHDIVEPSQGSKLIDTYTDVIIYRSRLVAVVDGGVRQTVLTVAQSPNAILKAAKLKSLGRKDKTTFRVGDTLADGVSVVLEVERVKLKPRRVAFTPRPDALTVSKGAQVFVDSAGVAHRETYYDLPMNIVIGTCGAGGAYKVRADGAKVDQSGYVLVAANLSSYPRCTIVETSLGPGKVYDTGGFALRHPYGFDLATDWTNYNGQ; this comes from the coding sequence ATGAAGAAAAAGACAAAGAAAAAACTCATCAAGAAAGTAAAGCAGCATCGGCGGATTTTGACACTAGCTGCGACACTTCTCCTCTTATGCGTAGTTGGACTCGTGTATGTCCTATTAAATCCAAATGAAGAAACTGGCACAAAGCGGCTGGTAACTTTTTATGACCGTGGTATGAAAAAAGTCATTGTGACACGTGCCGGGACGGTTGGTGATGCGCTCAATGCGGCAGAGATCACGGTGGATTCGCACGATATCGTTGAACCCTCTCAAGGCAGTAAGCTGATAGACACGTATACGGACGTAATCATTTATCGATCTCGGTTGGTGGCCGTCGTTGATGGTGGCGTCCGTCAAACGGTACTCACGGTAGCACAGTCGCCAAATGCCATCTTGAAGGCGGCTAAGCTAAAGTCGCTCGGACGAAAAGACAAGACGACCTTTCGGGTGGGTGATACGCTAGCTGACGGAGTGTCAGTCGTTTTGGAAGTTGAGCGAGTCAAATTGAAGCCGCGTCGGGTTGCCTTTACGCCGCGACCGGACGCCTTGACTGTATCGAAGGGTGCGCAGGTATTTGTCGACAGTGCGGGCGTGGCACATCGCGAGACCTACTATGACCTGCCGATGAATATTGTGATCGGGACGTGTGGGGCGGGCGGTGCCTATAAAGTCCGAGCCGACGGCGCCAAGGTTGACCAAAGCGGCTACGTACTGGTTGCGGCAAACCTCAGCTCCTATCCTCGCTGCACTATTGTCGAGACCAGCCTCGGACCGGGTAAAGTTTATGATACGGGCGGCTTCGCCCTGAGGCATCCGTACGGGTTCGATCTCGCGACGGATTGGACGAACTATAACGGTCAGTAA
- a CDS encoding hypothetical protein (RAAC3_TM7_1_847), translated as MKNAIILHGRPDEDEYYSDKFLSASNQHWFPWLAQQLMIRDIFAVTPEVQYCFRPRYDEWVREIERYDINEETLVVGHSCGGGFWVRYLSEHPELKVAKAILVAPWINPDDNPASDTADFFKFTIDKAIAERCLGGMTVIVSDDDEASVLKSVDMIKSAAPEIKLNNFIGKGHFTLESLGTTEFSEILDEIYIS; from the coding sequence ATGAAAAACGCAATCATCCTCCATGGCCGCCCAGATGAAGACGAATATTACTCGGACAAGTTTTTATCCGCCAGTAACCAACATTGGTTTCCTTGGCTGGCTCAGCAGTTGATGATTCGGGACATATTCGCTGTGACTCCTGAAGTGCAATACTGTTTCCGCCCACGCTATGATGAATGGGTGCGTGAAATAGAACGATATGACATCAATGAGGAAACTCTCGTCGTCGGGCACAGCTGCGGTGGCGGTTTCTGGGTGCGTTACTTGAGTGAACATCCGGAGCTGAAAGTTGCTAAGGCTATCTTAGTCGCACCATGGATAAATCCTGACGATAACCCAGCAAGTGATACGGCGGACTTCTTTAAATTTACAATCGATAAGGCCATCGCTGAGAGATGCTTAGGTGGTATGACTGTCATAGTGTCAGACGATGATGAGGCATCGGTGCTTAAGTCGGTCGATATGATTAAGAGCGCAGCTCCAGAGATTAAACTGAATAATTTCATCGGTAAGGGTCATTTTACTCTTGAAAGCCTCGGCACAACCGAATTCTCTGAGATTCTGGATGAAATTTATATATCTTAA
- a CDS encoding hypothetical protein (RAAC3_TM7_1_848), with translation MKNAIIFHGTDCSPDNKFYWYEWLKNELENRGYKVSVPHYPTINHKEIGMFLPKVLKNHQFDQDTVLVGHSAGSPLILSILENIDVKVKLSILVAGYSMRLPGEDKDPVLQTAYDWEKIKSNSSDFVFINSVDDPWGCDDKQGRIMFDHLGGTQIVRNEGHFGSEGQNLPYVKFPLVRDLILESES, from the coding sequence ATGAAAAACGCAATCATATTTCATGGAACGGACTGCTCACCGGACAATAAGTTTTACTGGTACGAATGGTTAAAGAATGAACTAGAGAATCGTGGCTATAAAGTGAGCGTACCGCATTATCCGACGATAAATCACAAAGAGATAGGCATGTTTCTGCCAAAAGTGCTAAAAAATCATCAATTTGATCAAGATACAGTATTGGTTGGACACTCGGCTGGTTCGCCATTAATTCTAAGTATCCTTGAGAATATTGATGTGAAAGTGAAACTGAGCATCCTCGTAGCTGGCTACTCGATGCGGCTGCCTGGCGAAGACAAGGATCCGGTATTGCAGACTGCCTACGACTGGGAAAAAATAAAAAGTAATTCAAGCGATTTTGTATTTATTAATTCTGTAGATGATCCATGGGGTTGTGACGATAAGCAGGGGCGCATTATGTTTGACCATCTGGGCGGCACGCAAATCGTTCGAAACGAGGGACATTTTGGGTCGGAGGGTCAGAATCTACCGTATGTTAAGTTTCCGCTCGTAAGAGATCTTATTTTGGAGTCTGAGTCATGA
- a CDS encoding hypothetical protein (RAAC3_TM7_1_849) gives MSVEKIVREHVDKTLATIREKYGVFLCFATTEGVIGDSLVVDGGVTSQ, from the coding sequence ATGAGCGTCGAGAAAATAGTTCGAGAGCACGTTGATAAAACGTTGGCTACGATCAGAGAAAAGTATGGAGTCTTCTTGTGTTTTGCGACTACTGAAGGTGTAATAGGGGATAGCCTTGTCGTCGATGGAGGTGTTACATCTCAATGA
- a CDS encoding hypothetical protein (RAAC3_TM7_1_850), producing the protein MSTTPNTAFIDGQNLHMATAKAEKPWDIDFVKFRRYLREKYHIETAYFFLGYTINDLEGLYTKIQEAGFVLIFREHNSFMLSNKKGNVDTDIVFHIMKRLHKQELDGKVVLVSNDGDYRQLVDFLIEEKKFLKILHPSKKYASSLYKKLGSEFYDFLDRPDIKSRLIKQKRKTS; encoded by the coding sequence ATGAGTACGACGCCAAACACAGCCTTCATCGATGGGCAGAATCTGCATATGGCTACGGCCAAAGCTGAAAAACCGTGGGACATAGATTTTGTAAAGTTTCGACGCTACCTCCGTGAGAAATATCATATTGAAACTGCCTATTTTTTCCTCGGCTATACGATCAATGACCTCGAGGGTTTATACACCAAAATTCAAGAGGCGGGATTTGTGCTGATATTTCGAGAACACAACTCGTTTATGCTCAGCAATAAGAAGGGCAATGTCGATACAGATATAGTATTTCACATCATGAAGCGACTGCATAAGCAGGAGCTCGACGGCAAAGTGGTACTTGTATCAAACGATGGTGACTACAGGCAGCTGGTTGACTTCCTTATTGAAGAGAAGAAGTTTTTAAAAATTCTTCATCCGAGCAAAAAATACGCCTCGAGCTTGTACAAGAAACTAGGTTCAGAATTCTATGACTTTCTCGACCGTCCAGATATAAAAAGCCGACTCATTAAACAAAAAAGAAAGACCTCCTAA
- a CDS encoding Phenylalanine-tRNA ligase (RAAC3_TM7_1_851), which translates to MNYQDKISAVREKLLGRYETLEAKGDILKAPELRELFGLIPSLEAGDRAAFGQAINALAGELKEKVAAENDKEGALPPLDVTAPFDMNAGLPSLLPSEQGTVHPISAEIQNIADIFYRMGFSYFSSREIDDQYHMFETLNFPKGHPARDDYDTFMTEETDKAGEALVAPAHTSTMQNRILTKLKPKLENGEAIAGVSIDRVFRNEDLDARHEHTFYQCEGVYVAKGVHAGMLVATLKEFLESYYEKELDVQINPYYFPFTEPSFEFSLSCPFCDQKGCQVCSYEGWIELLGCGMIHPNVLKAAGIDPEVYTGFAWGVGVDRLVMMKHGIEDVRHFESAKLDFLRQF; encoded by the coding sequence ATGAATTACCAAGATAAGATCAGTGCGGTTCGTGAAAAACTTCTCGGCCGTTACGAAACGCTTGAAGCCAAGGGTGATATCTTGAAAGCTCCGGAGCTGAGAGAACTATTTGGCTTGATACCCTCGCTGGAAGCTGGCGACCGAGCGGCATTTGGTCAAGCGATCAATGCGCTGGCTGGTGAGCTAAAAGAAAAAGTAGCGGCAGAAAACGACAAAGAGGGCGCGCTGCCACCACTCGATGTGACGGCGCCGTTTGATATGAATGCCGGTCTGCCGTCGCTTCTACCGAGTGAACAGGGGACGGTGCACCCGATATCGGCTGAAATCCAAAACATTGCCGACATTTTTTACCGCATGGGCTTTTCGTATTTTTCATCGCGAGAGATCGACGATCAGTACCATATGTTCGAAACATTGAACTTCCCGAAAGGTCACCCGGCGCGCGACGACTATGACACATTCATGACCGAAGAAACCGACAAGGCTGGTGAGGCGCTGGTCGCTCCGGCACACACCAGCACTATGCAGAATCGTATTCTAACCAAGCTGAAGCCAAAGCTTGAAAATGGCGAAGCTATCGCTGGCGTATCGATCGATCGTGTGTTTCGCAACGAAGACCTCGACGCTAGGCACGAACATACTTTCTATCAGTGCGAGGGTGTCTATGTTGCCAAAGGCGTCCATGCCGGTATGCTGGTAGCGACACTGAAAGAGTTTTTGGAAAGCTACTACGAAAAAGAACTCGATGTTCAGATCAACCCGTACTATTTCCCATTTACCGAGCCGAGTTTTGAGTTCTCACTGTCGTGCCCATTTTGCGACCAAAAAGGCTGTCAGGTTTGTAGCTACGAAGGCTGGATTGAGTTGCTCGGCTGCGGTATGATCCACCCGAATGTGCTAAAAGCTGCCGGTATTGATCCGGAAGTTTACACCGGCTTCGCCTGGGGCGTCGGTGTCGACCGCCTCGTCATGATGAAACATGGTATCGAAGACGTCCGACATTTTGAATCGGCAAAATTAGACTTCCTAAGGCAGTTCTAG
- a CDS encoding hypothetical protein (RAAC3_TM7_1_852): protein MALFMNQQNERTELQKRIAAELAEKAKKKALEPEQKSHDGVEDSAYLEGTKRTTSLAWVWVMIFLAVIVISVWLVMSGS from the coding sequence ATGGCATTATTTATGAACCAGCAGAATGAGCGGACCGAGCTGCAAAAGCGGATCGCCGCGGAACTCGCTGAAAAAGCAAAGAAAAAGGCGCTTGAGCCCGAGCAGAAAAGTCACGATGGTGTCGAGGATTCCGCCTACTTAGAAGGTACCAAGCGTACGACCAGCCTCGCGTGGGTGTGGGTTATGATCTTCCTAGCAGTCATCGTCATCAGTGTCTGGCTTGTGATGAGCGGCAGCTAA
- a CDS encoding major intrinsic protein (RAAC3_TM7_1_853), with translation MATKKPASAGKRTASTPRKSATAAKKSTTRVTSRAAAVSPRSYFTSVGNFMKAPLMAASAAEFIGTFLLAAIGLIVWSADPNYTLFTLIPIVLLVVALSGAHLNPVVTFGALATRRVNLTRASAYIVAQVLGALLAFAMMTGFINAVPDTGNGLAQSTPSLFTAAELPKNSEWLLVSTELVGAIIFAFAVAGALKLGKSGVTYALTYAGGLYVALILVRTVASYVSGTAILNPALAAPFQALSWQVWPIVIYVVAPLVGGVIGFGLNDLLQKKEVTTR, from the coding sequence ATGGCAACCAAAAAACCTGCATCGGCTGGAAAAAGGACCGCGTCTACGCCGCGTAAGTCTGCGACCGCCGCCAAAAAATCAACTACAAGAGTAACCTCACGAGCAGCTGCCGTATCACCACGCAGCTACTTCACAAGTGTCGGAAACTTTATGAAAGCTCCGCTCATGGCAGCATCAGCGGCTGAGTTCATCGGTACGTTCCTACTGGCCGCTATCGGCTTGATCGTCTGGAGCGCTGACCCGAACTACACGCTGTTTACGCTCATCCCGATCGTACTGCTTGTCGTCGCGCTGTCGGGTGCCCACCTGAACCCAGTCGTTACGTTTGGTGCGTTGGCTACCCGCCGCGTTAACCTAACCCGCGCGAGCGCCTACATCGTTGCCCAAGTCCTGGGTGCGCTGCTGGCTTTCGCGATGATGACCGGCTTTATAAACGCGGTACCTGATACAGGTAACGGCCTCGCGCAGTCAACTCCAAGCCTCTTTACGGCCGCCGAGCTGCCAAAGAACAGCGAATGGCTACTTGTATCGACTGAATTAGTCGGTGCGATCATCTTTGCCTTTGCGGTCGCCGGTGCCCTAAAGCTTGGCAAGTCTGGCGTAACTTACGCACTTACCTACGCTGGTGGACTCTATGTCGCTCTCATCCTGGTTCGTACGGTTGCTTCGTACGTCAGTGGTACAGCGATCCTGAACCCAGCTCTGGCTGCGCCATTCCAGGCACTCAGCTGGCAAGTCTGGCCAATCGTTATCTACGTCGTCGCTCCACTGGTTGGTGGTGTGATCGGCTTCGGTTTAAACGATCTGCTCCAGAAAAAAGAAGTTACCACTCGGTAA